The Dethiosulfovibrio peptidovorans DSM 11002 genome has a window encoding:
- the pepF gene encoding oligoendopeptidase F yields MASDSRSIPVRSEIDESYKWDLSSIYGGIEEWENAWREVFESVDTLESFSGKLGDGASCLLGCLKEIDRVSLELGRVFVYATMKSHEDASDGEAKAMADRAMALNVRVSTALAYVLPEILGIEESRLASFFDDLPELEMYRYHIEQIIRKKAHVLSAREEELLSGMGEIANAPELIFSMLTNGDMKFPSIRDERGEAVELSEERYYRLIRSKDRPVRERAFKGIHDTYESFRNTLAASFGSAVKESVFDARVHRYGSSREAALDGGDIPLSVYDNLIKAVREGLPLLHDYVSLRKSSLGLDELHMYDLYVPIVEEPEEDISWEDAKKTVLAGLSPLGDGYLDVLKEGFDGRWVDVYESQGKRKGAYSWGSYGTNPFVLLNYNGTLRDVFTLAHEMGHALHSWHSHKFQPPVYGDYTIFVAEVASTTNEVLLMEHMLENRPKDRPFLLNYYLEQVRTTVFRQTMFAEFELKVHGMAEEGTPLTPEILSSIWGDLNRDYYGPDIVVDKGIEVEWARIPHFYSPFYVYQYATGYSAATALAEGILTGGESARDRYIDFLKGGSSKSSIDLLRGAGVDMTSPDPVRSALRLFGEKIEELREITG; encoded by the coding sequence ATGGCATCCGATAGCAGGTCTATCCCGGTCAGGTCGGAGATAGACGAAAGTTATAAGTGGGATTTGAGCTCTATATACGGTGGAATCGAGGAGTGGGAAAACGCTTGGCGAGAGGTCTTTGAGTCTGTAGATACTCTGGAATCGTTCTCAGGGAAGTTGGGAGACGGGGCGTCCTGTCTTTTGGGGTGTCTTAAGGAGATAGATAGAGTTAGCCTGGAGCTGGGAAGGGTTTTCGTCTATGCCACGATGAAAAGCCACGAGGATGCATCCGATGGAGAGGCGAAAGCCATGGCCGATAGGGCTATGGCACTCAACGTCAGGGTCTCTACCGCGTTGGCTTACGTGCTTCCCGAGATCCTCGGGATCGAGGAGTCGAGACTTGCCTCGTTTTTCGACGACTTGCCCGAGTTGGAGATGTACAGATACCATATAGAACAGATAATCCGTAAGAAGGCTCACGTGTTGAGCGCCAGGGAGGAGGAACTCCTCTCGGGAATGGGCGAGATAGCCAATGCTCCGGAGCTTATCTTCTCGATGCTCACCAACGGAGATATGAAATTTCCCTCGATCCGGGACGAGAGGGGGGAGGCCGTCGAGCTTTCGGAGGAGCGCTATTATCGTCTTATAAGGTCCAAGGACCGTCCCGTCAGGGAGAGGGCCTTTAAGGGGATCCACGATACCTACGAGAGCTTTCGAAATACCTTGGCTGCCTCGTTCGGATCTGCCGTCAAGGAGAGCGTCTTCGATGCCAGGGTGCACCGGTACGGATCGAGTCGGGAGGCCGCGTTGGACGGGGGCGATATTCCCCTGTCGGTTTACGATAATCTCATAAAGGCCGTCAGAGAGGGGCTGCCTCTGTTGCACGACTATGTATCGCTGCGAAAGAGCTCTCTAGGGTTGGACGAGCTTCATATGTACGACCTTTACGTTCCCATAGTGGAGGAACCGGAGGAGGATATATCCTGGGAAGACGCCAAGAAGACGGTGCTGGCCGGGCTGTCTCCTTTGGGGGATGGCTATCTGGACGTTTTGAAAGAGGGGTTCGATGGACGATGGGTAGATGTCTACGAGAGCCAGGGGAAGAGAAAGGGAGCTTATTCCTGGGGTAGTTACGGGACCAACCCCTTCGTGTTGCTCAACTACAACGGCACCCTAAGGGACGTGTTCACCCTTGCTCACGAGATGGGGCATGCCCTGCATTCCTGGCACTCCCATAAGTTCCAGCCCCCTGTTTACGGCGATTACACCATATTCGTCGCCGAGGTAGCCTCCACCACCAACGAGGTGTTGCTTATGGAGCATATGTTGGAGAACAGGCCTAAGGATAGGCCTTTCCTCTTGAACTATTACCTGGAACAGGTTCGCACGACGGTGTTCAGGCAGACTATGTTCGCCGAGTTCGAGCTGAAGGTACACGGCATGGCGGAGGAAGGGACCCCCTTGACGCCGGAGATTTTGTCTTCCATCTGGGGGGATCTAAACAGGGATTATTACGGCCCCGATATAGTGGTGGACAAGGGGATAGAGGTCGAGTGGGCCAGAATCCCTCACTTTTACTCTCCCTTCTACGTATATCAGTACGCTACTGGCTATTCGGCGGCCACCGCCTTGGCCGAGGGGATCCTTACCGGAGGAGAATCGGCGCGAGATAGATACATAG
- a CDS encoding Hsp20 family protein encodes MRRYLVPRNTGSSVMDPFSFMDNAMRTMFRDFGETFRGEENRSLAPNMDLYRKEGKITLVMDLPGISKEDIDLKVYKDRIEVRAQRKECCNDEEDCLHSERFYGSLARMITLPTEIDCDSVQASYTDGVLKIEVDELKTGGEGKTIAIEG; translated from the coding sequence ATGAGACGGTATTTGGTTCCTCGTAACACGGGAAGTTCTGTCATGGATCCCTTTTCCTTCATGGACAATGCGATGAGGACGATGTTCAGGGATTTCGGCGAGACATTCAGGGGAGAGGAGAACAGATCACTGGCCCCTAACATGGACCTTTATAGAAAGGAAGGAAAGATCACGTTGGTGATGGACCTTCCGGGAATCTCAAAAGAGGACATCGACCTCAAGGTCTATAAGGACAGAATCGAGGTCAGGGCACAGAGAAAGGAATGCTGCAACGACGAAGAGGACTGTCTTCACAGCGAGAGGTTCTACGGATCCCTTGCCAGAATGATAACTCTTCCGACCGAGATAGACTGCGATTCCGTGCAGGCAAGCTACACCGACGGAGTTCTCAAAATAGAGGTCGACGAGCTTAAGACTGGCGGAGAGGGAAAGACAATAGCGATAGAGGGATAG
- the buk gene encoding butyrate kinase, with product MLLLAINPGSTSTKIALFEDGTQLWDDTQRYDSDVIGRFPSVEAQENFRLEEIKKALKGRGAEIADLDGVVGRGGLLRPIPGGTYRVNEAMMEDMKEARYGSHASNLGAALARRLADEAGCPDNSFIVDPVVVDELVDEARLSGLPEIERRSIFHALNQKAIARTAADEMGKAYEDSSFVVAHMGGGISVGAHRGGRVIDVNNALDGDGPFSPERAGTLPTGGLVKLCFGGTMTEKDLRKKLSGKGGLVAHLGTNDLREVQRRMEDGDEKAGLVFRTMAYQVAKEIGSRAASLEGDVDAILLTGGLAYSDVFVDEIRRRVAFIAPVKVYPGEDELKALADGAYRVMSGKESPKVYER from the coding sequence ATGCTACTGTTGGCTATCAATCCCGGTTCTACCAGCACCAAGATAGCTCTGTTCGAGGACGGAACCCAGCTTTGGGACGACACCCAGAGATACGACTCCGACGTCATAGGTCGGTTCCCGTCGGTCGAAGCTCAGGAGAATTTTCGTCTTGAAGAGATCAAGAAGGCTTTGAAGGGGAGAGGCGCAGAAATCGCCGACCTGGATGGTGTGGTCGGAAGGGGAGGACTTCTTCGACCCATCCCCGGTGGTACATACAGGGTTAATGAGGCCATGATGGAGGACATGAAAGAGGCCAGATACGGTTCTCACGCAAGCAATCTCGGGGCGGCCCTCGCCAGGCGTCTAGCCGATGAGGCAGGTTGCCCCGATAACTCCTTCATCGTGGACCCTGTCGTGGTCGATGAATTGGTCGACGAGGCCAGACTGTCCGGTCTGCCCGAGATAGAGCGTCGTTCCATCTTTCACGCCCTCAACCAGAAGGCCATTGCCAGAACCGCCGCGGACGAGATGGGAAAAGCCTACGAGGACAGTTCCTTCGTGGTCGCCCATATGGGTGGAGGCATATCCGTCGGAGCCCACAGAGGAGGTCGGGTCATAGACGTCAATAACGCCCTGGACGGAGATGGCCCCTTCTCCCCGGAGAGGGCGGGAACTCTTCCCACCGGAGGGCTCGTAAAGCTCTGTTTCGGAGGAACCATGACGGAGAAGGATCTTCGCAAGAAACTGAGCGGAAAGGGCGGTCTAGTGGCTCATCTGGGTACCAACGATCTTCGGGAAGTCCAGAGGAGGATGGAGGATGGAGACGAGAAGGCCGGTCTCGTCTTCAGGACCATGGCCTATCAGGTGGCCAAGGAAATAGGTTCCAGAGCCGCTTCCCTGGAGGGAGATGTGGATGCCATATTGCTCACTGGAGGTCTGGCCTACTCGGATGTATTCGTAGATGAGATTCGACGCAGGGTCGCCTTCATAGCTCCGGTAAAGGTATATCCCGGTGAGGACGAGCTGAAGGCTTTGGCCGACGGTGCCTACAGGGTTATGTCCGGTAAGGAATCTCCCAAGGTTTACGAGAGATGA
- a CDS encoding bifunctional enoyl-CoA hydratase/phosphate acetyltransferase translates to MKNLDFLFDACTDSGVKKIAVACPYGEDTLEAVCEAQKRGLVQAILVGDSDRIRAKASELGLSLDGFEIVEECDDYSATERTVKLVSSGKADLLMKGLVKTATLLKAVLNKEWGLRSGALLSHLVFVEVPPLGRVLGITDGGMNMYPNLSAKAEIIKNAVGCYHSLGVECPKVAVLAAVESVNPDMTATIDAASLTMMAARGQIEGCLVDGPLALDNAVSPEAAAIKKIDSPVAGKADLLVVPDIEAGNLVGKTAMFLAGCRTAGVILGARRPIVMTSRFDSMDTKLLSIALGAAIS, encoded by the coding sequence GTGAAAAATCTGGATTTTTTATTCGACGCTTGTACCGATTCGGGAGTGAAGAAGATCGCCGTGGCCTGTCCTTATGGAGAGGACACTTTGGAGGCCGTCTGTGAGGCCCAAAAGAGAGGTTTGGTCCAGGCGATCCTCGTGGGCGATTCCGATAGGATAAGGGCCAAGGCTTCCGAGCTTGGGCTTTCTCTGGACGGTTTCGAGATCGTGGAGGAATGTGACGATTATTCTGCCACGGAGAGGACGGTTAAGCTGGTCTCTTCCGGGAAGGCCGATCTCCTCATGAAGGGACTGGTCAAGACCGCCACTTTGCTTAAGGCGGTATTGAACAAGGAATGGGGACTTCGGTCCGGAGCTCTGTTGTCCCACCTGGTATTCGTAGAGGTTCCACCGTTGGGCAGGGTTTTAGGTATAACCGACGGCGGGATGAACATGTACCCGAATCTCAGCGCTAAGGCGGAAATCATAAAGAACGCCGTAGGATGCTATCATTCTCTCGGGGTCGAGTGCCCGAAGGTGGCGGTGCTTGCCGCTGTCGAGTCGGTTAATCCGGATATGACGGCCACCATAGACGCTGCCTCCCTTACAATGATGGCCGCCAGAGGACAGATCGAGGGATGTCTCGTCGACGGGCCTCTGGCTCTGGATAACGCGGTGAGCCCCGAGGCTGCCGCGATAAAGAAGATCGATTCTCCCGTGGCTGGAAAGGCCGATCTGCTGGTCGTACCCGACATAGAGGCGGGGAATCTGGTTGGAAAGACCGCCATGTTTCTGGCCGGTTGCAGGACGGCAGGGGTCATACTGGGAGCCAGGCGTCCTATCGTTATGACCAGCCGTTTCGACTCCATGGATACCAAGCTTCTTTCCATCGCTTTAGGAGCCGCGATTTCCTGA
- a CDS encoding TAXI family TRAP transporter solute-binding subunit produces the protein MKKVLLALMALALMVGTVGTAMAEDPAQLRFMAGPPGGNWFALGGSLSDMWSKNGLPTTSGTGGGVSNIVNADRGKGDMGFSVTSMVGAATKGGEPPFNDPLSNVSVLANLYTQYTYFIVRKDFAEENGIKTVGDIVAKKLPVRFATLKPGTSSEFVIRNVFSKGYGINYRKAINDWGGKVEFSSYSDGSNLLADNHIDCFAFSVGRVASVVMQIESQTDIVILPVDEKARQAMTEAFGTVSFTIEPGIYKSVTEPVETIGDYTCVVVRNDLSDDLTYKLAELIWQNKETLAKSVKDMQELSPESAVPAAVPAHPGAAKFWKSVQ, from the coding sequence ATGAAAAAAGTTCTTTTAGCGTTGATGGCTCTCGCACTGATGGTGGGCACGGTAGGAACAGCCATGGCGGAGGATCCAGCACAGCTCAGGTTCATGGCAGGACCTCCCGGGGGAAACTGGTTTGCCCTAGGTGGATCTCTTTCCGATATGTGGAGCAAGAACGGACTGCCAACCACCAGCGGAACCGGTGGCGGGGTCTCCAACATAGTCAACGCCGACAGGGGGAAGGGCGACATGGGCTTTTCGGTCACCTCGATGGTGGGAGCAGCCACCAAGGGCGGAGAACCTCCCTTCAATGATCCTCTCAGCAACGTGTCCGTATTGGCCAACCTTTACACCCAGTATACCTACTTCATCGTCCGGAAGGACTTCGCAGAGGAAAACGGAATAAAGACGGTGGGAGATATCGTCGCGAAGAAGCTGCCAGTCCGTTTCGCTACCTTGAAGCCTGGAACGTCTTCAGAATTCGTCATTCGCAACGTCTTCAGCAAGGGATACGGCATCAACTACCGTAAAGCCATAAACGACTGGGGAGGAAAGGTAGAATTCTCCTCCTATTCCGACGGCTCCAACCTTTTGGCGGACAATCATATCGACTGCTTCGCCTTCTCCGTAGGCAGAGTCGCCTCGGTGGTCATGCAGATAGAGAGCCAGACCGACATAGTCATTCTTCCGGTCGACGAAAAAGCCCGTCAGGCCATGACAGAAGCCTTCGGGACGGTATCCTTCACCATCGAGCCCGGCATATACAAGTCCGTAACCGAACCGGTGGAGACCATTGGAGACTACACCTGTGTCGTCGTTAGAAACGACCTATCCGACGATCTGACCTACAAGCTCGCCGAACTGATATGGCAGAACAAGGAAACTCTCGCAAAGAGTGTCAAGGATATGCAGGAGCTCAGCCCCGAATCGGCGGTTCCAGCAGCAGTTCCCGCTCACCCTGGCGCCGCTAAGTTCTGGAAAAGCGTCCAGTAA
- a CDS encoding 2-hydroxyacid dehydrogenase, whose product MKIALLESLGISEESLERLAASLKKDGHDFSSFPRSDDRDENISRLSGVDVAMIANMPLPGEVIAGADSLKMISVAFTGYDHVDMKVCTERGVAVSNCAGYSTDSVAELALGLSVAVCRNILPCDRAVRDGSTKAGLLGNEIAGKTVGIVGTGAIGCKVAKIFRVLGCSVLAYSRTERDELKELGVSYVTLEELMVSSDIVSIHVPCNDETVGLIGEEKLAMMKPSAILINTARGPIVDNDRLAEALTSGRLSGAGIDVFDMEPPIPKDYPLLKAPNCVLTPHVAFATPEALEKRAIMAFDNVFAWISGSPRNLVY is encoded by the coding sequence ATGAAAATAGCTCTTCTCGAGTCTCTGGGGATATCGGAAGAGTCTCTGGAAAGGCTGGCAGCCTCGCTTAAGAAGGATGGACACGATTTTTCGTCTTTCCCGAGGTCTGACGATCGAGACGAAAATATATCCAGGCTTTCCGGCGTGGATGTGGCTATGATAGCCAACATGCCCCTTCCCGGCGAGGTCATAGCCGGTGCCGATTCATTGAAGATGATCTCCGTAGCCTTCACCGGGTACGATCACGTCGATATGAAGGTCTGCACGGAAAGAGGCGTAGCTGTGTCCAACTGCGCCGGATATTCCACCGATTCCGTTGCGGAGTTGGCCTTGGGGCTGTCCGTAGCGGTATGTAGAAACATCCTACCCTGCGATCGCGCAGTCCGTGACGGTTCAACTAAAGCGGGGCTTCTGGGCAACGAGATAGCCGGCAAGACTGTGGGGATCGTCGGTACCGGGGCTATCGGCTGCAAAGTAGCGAAGATCTTCCGCGTTTTGGGGTGCTCGGTCCTGGCTTATAGTCGAACCGAGAGGGACGAACTCAAAGAGTTGGGAGTGAGCTACGTTACCCTGGAAGAACTTATGGTCTCCAGCGATATCGTGTCGATTCACGTTCCATGCAACGACGAGACCGTCGGTTTGATCGGAGAGGAAAAATTGGCTATGATGAAGCCCTCGGCAATACTGATCAATACCGCCAGAGGTCCTATAGTCGATAACGACCGATTGGCCGAGGCCCTAACCTCGGGGAGGCTCTCCGGAGCCGGAATAGACGTGTTCGACATGGAGCCACCTATCCCTAAGGATTATCCCCTGCTGAAAGCTCCCAACTGCGTTCTTACTCCTCACGTGGCCTTTGCCACTCCTGAGGCGTTGGAGAAGAGGGCTATTATGGCGTTCGATAATGTCTTCGCCTGGATCTCTGGTAGCCCTAGAAATCTGGTTTACTGA
- a CDS encoding TRAP transporter permease, translating to MRKLQGTTAKLFYLYVLAMGFFHLYTALFGTYEAYLQRAIHLTWVLPMAFILYPIGGKKEGQELTDNSIPWYDWILAAASLAPGIYIMANYTDITYRMAQVDPVTTAQLILGSLLTVLLLEATRRVVGLPLALIAAFFTAYMYYGNYMPGIMKGLSFSFHEVIEQIYLIDEGIFSIPLGVSATFVMIFLIFGGFLEKSGVGAYFMEFAQAFTGTSPGGPAKIAVVSSALFGSISGAAVANVYGTGTFTIPLMKRIGYPPFFAGAVEAVASTGGQIMPPIMGAGAFIMASFLGEQFRTIMIAAVLPALLYYSAVLLMVHLGALKNNLKGLSPEDLPDKKVVIKKLYMMSPIAVLIYLLLTGYTPMLAAVIGIGAAWLVSMPNKETRMGPKAILDAVYTGAKNIPVVCIACAAAGLVVGSVSLTGIGFKFVGLVFSLANGAPFIALILIALVSLVLGMGLPTTSAYILGAALGVPALAKLGFDPLAAHMFVFYFAIVSNITPPVALAAYAASSIADASPNKTGFQAMKLGILAFIIPFAFCYDQGLLLSAGLTNNVISVLGGIGALFSMGYSMLAYTNHRIHQWQRAVFLVVGVACLWPMFTVKIAGVIATIVFGWLWRAKIIN from the coding sequence ATGAGAAAACTGCAAGGGACCACGGCCAAGCTGTTCTACCTTTACGTCTTGGCCATGGGTTTTTTCCACCTCTACACCGCTCTCTTCGGAACCTACGAAGCCTATCTTCAGCGAGCCATACATCTGACCTGGGTCCTGCCTATGGCGTTCATCCTCTATCCTATAGGAGGCAAAAAAGAGGGCCAGGAATTGACCGATAACTCCATACCATGGTACGACTGGATCCTTGCCGCAGCTTCCCTGGCACCGGGAATCTACATCATGGCAAACTACACCGACATAACCTACAGAATGGCACAGGTCGACCCAGTCACCACGGCACAGCTTATATTGGGGTCCCTGTTGACGGTGCTGTTGCTGGAGGCCACCAGGAGGGTGGTCGGACTGCCACTGGCGCTCATCGCCGCCTTCTTCACCGCCTATATGTACTACGGGAATTACATGCCGGGCATAATGAAGGGACTTTCTTTCTCTTTCCACGAGGTCATAGAGCAGATTTATCTCATCGACGAGGGAATATTCTCGATACCCCTGGGCGTCTCCGCCACTTTCGTCATGATATTCCTCATCTTCGGAGGATTCCTGGAAAAAAGCGGCGTCGGAGCCTATTTCATGGAGTTCGCTCAGGCATTTACCGGAACCTCCCCGGGAGGACCGGCCAAGATAGCGGTAGTAAGCTCGGCTCTCTTCGGGTCCATTTCCGGAGCTGCCGTAGCTAACGTCTACGGCACGGGGACCTTCACGATCCCCCTCATGAAGAGAATCGGCTATCCGCCGTTTTTCGCAGGAGCGGTAGAGGCGGTAGCCAGCACCGGAGGACAGATAATGCCTCCCATCATGGGGGCCGGAGCCTTCATAATGGCCTCCTTCCTTGGGGAACAGTTCCGCACGATAATGATAGCGGCGGTCCTTCCGGCCCTGCTCTACTACTCTGCGGTTCTGCTTATGGTCCATCTGGGAGCCCTTAAAAACAACTTGAAGGGGCTTTCTCCCGAGGATCTTCCGGACAAAAAAGTCGTCATCAAGAAGCTGTACATGATGTCTCCTATAGCCGTGTTAATCTACCTGCTATTAACTGGCTACACTCCCATGCTGGCCGCGGTGATAGGCATAGGAGCGGCCTGGCTCGTCTCGATGCCCAACAAAGAGACCCGGATGGGACCCAAGGCGATCCTGGACGCTGTCTACACCGGAGCCAAGAACATACCGGTGGTCTGCATCGCCTGCGCCGCCGCCGGACTGGTGGTCGGATCGGTATCGCTGACCGGGATAGGATTCAAGTTCGTAGGGCTGGTATTCTCCCTCGCCAACGGAGCACCCTTCATAGCCCTCATCCTTATAGCACTGGTATCGTTGGTTCTCGGCATGGGACTTCCCACCACCAGCGCCTATATACTCGGCGCGGCCCTGGGGGTTCCGGCCCTGGCTAAGCTGGGATTCGACCCTCTGGCAGCCCATATGTTCGTGTTCTATTTCGCCATAGTATCGAACATAACCCCTCCGGTAGCTCTGGCCGCCTATGCTGCGAGCTCCATAGCTGACGCAAGCCCCAACAAAACGGGCTTCCAGGCTATGAAACTGGGGATATTGGCCTTCATCATCCCCTTCGCATTCTGCTACGACCAGGGGTTGCTGCTCTCCGCAGGATTGACTAACAACGTGATCTCCGTCCTGGGAGGGATAGGAGCTCTGTTCTCCATGGGGTACTCAATGTTGGCCTACACCAACCACAGGATCCACCAGTGGCAGAGAGCGGTATTCCTCGTTGTGGGAGTTGCCTGTTTATGGCCTATGTTTACAGTGAAAATTGCCGGGGTTATCGCTACCATCGTATTCGGATGGCTATGGAGAGCAAAAATTATTAACTGA
- a CDS encoding PQQ-binding-like beta-propeller repeat protein, which produces MVTIYGGAVPAPDLPDRLVDGTSIRLPGVGRVTVLVFFNAMSDDDLSVVDGLMRLREEDRDAIDLIGIHCPRFPAEKESRRILSILDCAGIDFPVYDDSRKTIRKAYLINRWPSTVVVDPTGALTWAREGILPPELVRPVLKSMGRTARATGDLRPGAQQRFVWSGRSFLPLRLAVEGDTLAVLDGREKRLLLAQLDFDGRSAVLKRSIPMDRPGFRSCPTGFSLDSEKIYVADRGSESVRIFDRNGREVASYSGKSSKTNLVGPRSFGAVRDVVCRDDMLYLASPGTRQIWVQSMSGGGARPFAGNGGGGMDDGPPLTATMGQPEVLLSYGNLLFFSDSGSSSIRCIDPSTGKVTTLIGEGPSLYGCRDGIASKALLQRPLGMCLSGGSLYIADSYNDRIRALDVRSMEVSTVYGDRRWQRLFSPSDVAIRDGTVYVADLGNGRVVAFDERRGEPEVLRISGLS; this is translated from the coding sequence ATGGTCACGATCTACGGAGGAGCCGTCCCGGCTCCGGATTTACCCGATAGGCTAGTCGATGGAACCTCGATCAGGTTGCCCGGCGTCGGAAGAGTCACGGTATTGGTTTTTTTTAATGCCATGAGCGATGACGATCTCTCCGTCGTGGACGGACTGATGAGGCTCAGAGAGGAGGACAGGGATGCCATTGATCTGATAGGGATCCATTGTCCCCGTTTTCCTGCCGAAAAGGAGTCTCGTCGAATTCTGTCCATCCTCGATTGCGCAGGCATAGATTTTCCGGTTTACGACGATTCCAGGAAGACCATAAGGAAGGCCTACCTCATTAATAGGTGGCCCTCAACTGTGGTGGTGGATCCCACCGGTGCTTTGACCTGGGCCAGGGAGGGGATATTGCCTCCCGAGTTGGTCCGTCCCGTTTTAAAATCCATGGGGAGAACAGCTAGGGCAACAGGCGATCTTCGTCCCGGGGCACAGCAGAGGTTTGTCTGGAGCGGGCGGAGTTTTTTGCCCTTACGTCTGGCCGTAGAGGGAGATACCTTGGCCGTGTTGGACGGCAGGGAGAAAAGGCTTCTTTTAGCTCAGCTGGATTTCGATGGAAGATCGGCGGTGCTCAAAAGGTCTATTCCTATGGACCGTCCCGGATTTAGATCCTGTCCGACTGGGTTTTCGCTTGATTCTGAAAAAATTTACGTCGCCGACAGAGGGTCCGAGTCCGTTAGGATTTTCGATCGAAACGGAAGGGAGGTTGCCTCATATTCGGGGAAGTCTTCAAAGACCAATCTGGTAGGCCCCAGATCTTTCGGAGCGGTCAGAGACGTGGTTTGCCGTGACGATATGTTATATCTGGCATCCCCCGGCACGAGGCAGATCTGGGTTCAGTCCATGTCAGGAGGAGGGGCGAGACCCTTCGCGGGAAACGGAGGAGGAGGGATGGACGACGGTCCTCCTCTCACGGCGACGATGGGACAACCGGAGGTATTGCTGTCCTACGGTAATTTGCTTTTCTTCAGCGATAGCGGATCTTCCTCTATAAGGTGTATCGATCCCTCTACGGGAAAAGTTACGACCTTGATAGGGGAGGGACCCTCTCTTTACGGATGTAGGGACGGAATCGCCTCGAAAGCCTTACTACAGAGGCCGTTGGGGATGTGTCTATCCGGAGGCTCCCTTTATATAGCCGATAGCTACAACGACAGGATTAGGGCCCTGGACGTAAGATCTATGGAGGTCTCGACCGTATACGGTGACAGAAGATGGCAGAGGCTTTTCTCTCCGTCGGACGTGGCGATCAGAGACGGTACTGTGTATGTGGCCGATCTCGGCAACGGCCGGGTGGTTGCTTTCGACGAACGTAGAGGAGAACCGGAGGTCCTTAGGATATCCGGTCTATCCTGA
- a CDS encoding bifunctional enoyl-CoA hydratase/phosphate acetyltransferase, with protein MEQLRSLSALLEYAKKIGAEKGKKKISVAKADDTGLLTALEEARVSGIADFYLVGDEKAIKAAAEKVGVDVANYEIVDACSEPEIALEAVKLVSSGKADVYMKGQIHTNHFLRGMLNKEVGLRRGKNTISHCYFHQVKGFDRIFFITDAAFNMYPDLSQKAQIVQNTVNLARAFGVECPKVAVLAAVEVVNPDMPATLDASALAQMNARGQIKNCIVDGPFALDNAVSEESAKTKGISSPVAGKADVFLVPNIDAGNMLAKAIVYFSENETAGMILGAAAPIILTSRADSPRAKLMSIAAAVVHADFGK; from the coding sequence ATGGAACAGCTTCGTTCGTTGAGTGCCTTGTTGGAGTACGCCAAGAAAATCGGTGCGGAGAAGGGCAAGAAAAAGATCAGCGTGGCCAAGGCCGACGATACCGGTCTTCTGACCGCGCTGGAAGAAGCCAGGGTTTCCGGCATAGCCGATTTCTATCTGGTGGGAGACGAGAAAGCTATAAAGGCGGCGGCCGAAAAGGTCGGAGTCGACGTGGCAAACTATGAGATCGTCGATGCCTGTAGCGAACCGGAGATAGCCCTCGAGGCGGTAAAGCTCGTTTCCTCCGGCAAGGCCGATGTCTACATGAAGGGACAGATCCACACGAACCATTTCCTTCGCGGTATGCTCAATAAAGAGGTCGGGCTGCGCAGAGGAAAGAACACCATCTCACACTGTTACTTCCATCAGGTAAAGGGATTCGACCGCATATTCTTCATCACCGACGCGGCCTTCAATATGTATCCCGACCTCTCCCAGAAAGCTCAGATCGTTCAGAACACGGTCAACCTCGCCAGGGCCTTCGGAGTGGAGTGCCCCAAGGTTGCGGTTCTCGCCGCGGTAGAGGTGGTAAATCCCGATATGCCAGCCACCCTGGACGCCTCCGCTTTGGCTCAGATGAACGCCAGAGGTCAGATCAAGAACTGCATCGTCGACGGTCCTTTTGCCCTGGACAACGCTGTGAGCGAGGAGTCGGCCAAGACGAAGGGCATCTCCTCTCCTGTGGCCGGCAAGGCCGATGTGTTCCTGGTTCCCAACATAGATGCGGGCAACATGCTGGCCAAGGCGATCGTCTACTTCTCGGAGAACGAAACCGCCGGAATGATCCTGGGAGCTGCCGCTCCCATCATCCTCACCAGCAGGGCCGACTCGCCCAGAGCCAAGCTGATGTCCATCGCCGCCGCCGTGGTTCATGCGGATTTCGGCAAGTAG